Proteins from a genomic interval of Hornefia porci:
- a CDS encoding ATP-binding protein, translated as MNTVVDAVRNSSLIREHQHIVIGLSGGPDSMCLFNVLKSLSGELDLKLYPVHVNHKIRPGEAEADQAFVERLCRESGLDCYSVEFDCRAAAEARGETTEETGRWMRYEAFRARAEALCEQGVDRGISPSRWPIMRTIRQRRLCFA; from the coding sequence ATGAATACCGTAGTTGACGCTGTCAGAAACAGCAGCCTGATAAGAGAACACCAGCACATTGTGATCGGACTCTCAGGAGGTCCGGATTCCATGTGCCTTTTTAACGTGCTGAAAAGTCTTTCCGGGGAGCTGGACCTGAAGCTGTATCCGGTTCATGTCAATCACAAAATCCGCCCGGGAGAGGCGGAGGCGGATCAGGCCTTTGTAGAACGGCTCTGCCGGGAGAGCGGGCTGGACTGCTATTCAGTGGAGTTTGACTGCCGTGCCGCGGCGGAGGCCCGGGGTGAGACGACAGAGGAAACCGGAAGATGGATGCGCTATGAAGCGTTCCGCGCCAGGGCAGAGGCTCTTTGTGAACAGGGCGTGGATCGGGGGATATCGCCGTCGCGCTGGCCCATAATGCGGACGATCAGGCAGAGACGATTATGTTTCGCCTGA
- the ftsH gene encoding ATP-dependent zinc metalloprotease FtsH — MKRFAKNIVIYLVIFGLVLGAAVLYKGGAGTTNKKVRYSTLVQYLEQGKITEISIGSDYKVTGKIGDKEYVYAYCNNIVDEQWLFQKYITKGISSGKISYYSKPPSSGSAILQILPTIIMVIALGFLFYLMMNQGGNGKAFQFGKSKARLYKGDGKVITFADVAGLKEEKEELEEVVDFLKDPRKYQEVGARIPKGILLVGPPGTGKTYVSRATAGEAGVPFFTISGSDFVEMFVGVGASRVRDLFEQAKKNAPCIVFIDEIDAVGRQRGAGLGGGNDEREQTLNQLLVEMDGFGENSGIIILAATNRPDVLDPALLRPGRFDRQIVIGIPDVKGREEIIRVHSKDKPLSEEVSPEILARRTPGFTPADLENLLNEAALITARRNGRRIRMAEIEEATTKVIAGPAKKSRVISEKEKRLTAYHEAGHAIVMRSIPGSDPVHQITIIPRGQAGGFTMSLPTEDRSYGTKKDMEHEIQHLLGGRVAEALTLDDISTGASNDIQRATETARDMVTKYGFSSKIGPVNYSDSSDVFLGRDYSKTKSYSEGVAMEIDTEVRRIIEEAYSMTEKILQENMDKLERVAQALMRVETLDGEQFEALYTGKVTAEELEQQVMEKEAEIRRQNAREAEESERLRREEEARLAAELARYDTDYLSDDDEPEQSEPEAQSTPAQSEPEAENPEQSEPASQNPDQDTPEAQDTPRRTEEDNPEGENSADEKEGEHL; from the coding sequence TTGAAACGATTTGCGAAAAACATCGTCATATATCTTGTGATATTCGGGCTGGTTCTCGGCGCGGCGGTTCTGTATAAGGGCGGCGCCGGCACCACCAACAAGAAGGTGAGATATTCTACGCTGGTGCAGTACCTGGAGCAAGGAAAGATTACCGAAATCAGCATCGGCTCGGACTATAAGGTTACGGGAAAAATCGGCGACAAGGAATATGTGTACGCCTACTGCAACAACATCGTGGATGAGCAGTGGCTGTTCCAGAAATACATCACCAAGGGAATCAGCAGCGGTAAAATCTCGTATTACAGCAAGCCGCCGAGCTCAGGCAGCGCGATTCTGCAGATTCTGCCCACCATTATTATGGTGATCGCCCTCGGCTTCCTGTTTTATCTGATGATGAACCAGGGCGGCAACGGCAAGGCGTTCCAGTTCGGGAAGAGCAAGGCCAGACTGTATAAGGGCGACGGGAAGGTGATTACCTTCGCGGATGTCGCGGGTCTGAAGGAGGAGAAGGAGGAGCTTGAAGAGGTCGTGGACTTCCTCAAGGATCCGAGAAAATATCAGGAGGTCGGCGCACGAATCCCCAAGGGAATCCTGCTGGTCGGTCCTCCGGGAACAGGAAAGACTTACGTGTCGCGGGCGACGGCGGGCGAAGCGGGAGTGCCGTTCTTTACGATCAGCGGCTCCGACTTTGTTGAAATGTTCGTCGGCGTCGGTGCGTCCCGTGTCAGAGATCTGTTTGAGCAGGCCAAGAAAAACGCACCCTGCATCGTGTTTATCGACGAGATCGACGCGGTGGGACGTCAGAGAGGCGCCGGACTGGGCGGCGGCAACGATGAGCGGGAGCAGACGCTGAACCAGCTGCTGGTTGAGATGGACGGATTCGGGGAGAATTCCGGCATCATCATTCTGGCCGCGACAAACCGTCCGGACGTCCTGGATCCGGCTCTGCTGAGGCCGGGACGCTTCGACCGGCAGATTGTCATCGGCATTCCGGACGTCAAGGGCAGAGAGGAAATCATCCGCGTCCACTCCAAGGACAAACCGCTGTCAGAGGAGGTTTCGCCGGAGATCCTGGCCAGAAGAACCCCGGGCTTCACGCCGGCGGATCTGGAGAATCTGCTGAACGAGGCGGCGCTGATTACGGCCAGAAGAAACGGCCGGAGAATCCGCATGGCGGAAATCGAGGAGGCGACGACCAAGGTGATCGCCGGTCCCGCCAAGAAGAGCCGGGTGATCAGCGAAAAAGAAAAGAGACTGACGGCGTATCACGAGGCGGGTCACGCGATTGTGATGCGCAGTATTCCGGGTTCCGATCCGGTGCATCAGATTACCATCATCCCCAGAGGGCAGGCCGGAGGCTTCACGATGTCTCTGCCTACTGAGGACCGTTCTTATGGAACAAAGAAGGACATGGAGCACGAGATCCAGCACCTTCTGGGCGGACGCGTGGCAGAAGCGCTGACGCTGGATGATATCAGCACCGGAGCGAGCAACGATATCCAGAGGGCGACGGAGACGGCCCGCGACATGGTCACCAAGTACGGGTTCAGCTCCAAGATCGGACCGGTGAATTACAGCGATTCCAGCGATGTCTTCCTCGGACGGGATTATTCTAAGACAAAGTCCTATTCGGAGGGCGTCGCGATGGAGATCGATACCGAGGTGCGCAGGATTATTGAGGAAGCGTACAGCATGACGGAAAAAATCCTGCAGGAGAACATGGACAAGCTGGAGCGTGTCGCACAGGCGCTGATGCGTGTCGAAACCCTGGACGGGGAGCAGTTTGAGGCTCTGTACACGGGGAAGGTTACCGCGGAGGAGCTGGAACAGCAGGTCATGGAGAAAGAGGCGGAGATTCGCCGCCAGAACGCGCGGGAGGCGGAGGAGTCAGAGCGTCTCCGCAGAGAAGAGGAGGCGCGCCTGGCAGCAGAACTTGCCAGATACGACACCGATTATCTGAGCGATGACGACGAACCGGAGCAGAGTGAACCGGAGGCACAGAGCACTCCGGCACAGAGCGAGCCGGAGGCAGAGAATCCGGAGCAGAGTGAACCGGCGTCACAGAACCCGGACCAGGATACGCCGGAGGCTCAGGACACGCCGCGCCGGACTGAGGAGGATAACCCGGAGGGGGAGAATTCTGCGGATGAGAAAGAAGGCGAACATCTGTGA
- a CDS encoding helix-turn-helix domain-containing protein, whose protein sequence is MISYEPFWERTKESGITTYALINEYHFSSSTIDRLRHNKPVNTTTLNDLCNIYQCPIEGIVKYIPDDAAAEEK, encoded by the coding sequence ATGATCAGTTATGAACCATTCTGGGAACGGACAAAAGAATCGGGAATCACTACGTATGCTCTGATCAACGAGTATCATTTCAGCTCGTCCACAATCGACCGGCTGCGGCATAACAAACCGGTGAACACGACGACGCTGAACGATCTCTGCAATATTTATCAATGCCCTATCGAGGGAATCGTGAAGTATATTCCGGACGATGCTGCTGCGGAGGAGAAATGA
- the dusB gene encoding tRNA dihydrouridine synthase DusB, with protein sequence MNHRETDIGTREATAGGCVSIGKLKLKNPFVLAPLAGITDAPMRRICRQMGASLTYSEMVSAKGMYYGDRKTEKLLALYDDEGPTACQIFGSEPEVIAFAAEKLEQYGHALLDINMGCPMPKVVRNGDGSALLKDPVRIERIVAAAVAHTTKPVTAKIRIGYGAGENNAVETAKAIEAGGGAAVAVHGRTRAQLYTGKADWGAIAAVKQAVKIPVIGNGDVTDVSSARAMMEQTGCDLVMIGRGALGNPWLFRDLSRDWQGLPPVPPPSLPEIREMLLRHLDDLTGWKGDYTAVREMRKVCGWYIRGIPGSAAFRRQVNQITDVDELRRVIEGL encoded by the coding sequence ATGAATCATAGAGAAACAGACATCGGAACGAGAGAAGCGACGGCAGGGGGATGTGTATCCATCGGAAAACTGAAGCTGAAGAATCCCTTTGTCCTCGCACCTCTGGCGGGAATTACCGACGCTCCCATGCGGCGCATCTGCCGGCAGATGGGGGCGTCTTTGACGTATTCGGAAATGGTCAGCGCCAAGGGAATGTATTACGGCGACCGGAAGACGGAAAAGCTTCTGGCGCTGTATGATGACGAGGGCCCGACCGCCTGTCAGATTTTCGGCAGCGAACCGGAAGTCATCGCCTTCGCGGCGGAGAAGCTGGAGCAATACGGCCACGCCCTGCTTGATATCAATATGGGCTGTCCCATGCCGAAGGTGGTGCGCAACGGTGACGGTTCCGCTCTGCTGAAGGATCCCGTCAGGATTGAGAGGATCGTTGCGGCGGCGGTGGCGCATACGACAAAGCCTGTTACGGCGAAGATCCGGATCGGCTACGGCGCAGGCGAGAATAACGCGGTGGAAACGGCCAAGGCGATTGAAGCCGGCGGCGGAGCCGCGGTAGCGGTTCACGGAAGGACCCGTGCACAGTTATATACCGGAAAGGCGGATTGGGGCGCGATTGCGGCAGTTAAGCAGGCGGTAAAGATTCCGGTCATCGGAAACGGCGATGTGACCGATGTTTCTTCTGCTCGCGCGATGATGGAACAGACGGGCTGCGACCTGGTGATGATCGGCCGGGGCGCACTGGGGAATCCATGGCTTTTCCGCGATCTCAGCCGCGACTGGCAGGGACTTCCGCCTGTTCCGCCGCCGTCGCTTCCGGAGATCCGGGAAATGCTGCTGCGCCATCTGGATGACCTGACCGGCTGGAAGGGCGACTACACGGCGGTTCGGGAGATGCGCAAGGTCTGCGGATGGTATATCCGCGGAATTCCGGGAAGCGCAGCCTTTCGCCGGCAGGTGAACCAGATTACGGATGTGGACGAGCTGCGAAGAGTCATCGAAGGACTTTAG
- a CDS encoding TatD family hydrolase — protein MNKILFDAHAHINEESFSEEDRKKLAEAVEASPVAYVMDGGSNIATSRQAVRDAETWEWCYAVVGVHPHDAKDLESGAATLEEIRSLAAHPRVKGIGEIGLDFYYDNSERDVQRKWFREQIRMANELSMPIVIHSRDAEQETMEILKEEGAFSRERQSAFPARKGPDGEELPDSRVLIHCFSGSRETAEQYVRLGATISICGPVTFRNNRRTVEVAQAIPPEFLTVETDSPYLAPEPKRGRPNMPPYVEYVARRVAVLKGMSYEDVAAITCENAKRFYGI, from the coding sequence ATGAACAAAATATTATTTGACGCGCACGCGCACATCAACGAGGAATCCTTCTCTGAGGAGGACCGGAAAAAACTGGCGGAGGCTGTCGAGGCTTCGCCGGTGGCCTATGTTATGGACGGTGGTTCAAACATTGCGACTTCCCGGCAGGCGGTCAGAGATGCGGAGACCTGGGAGTGGTGCTACGCCGTCGTCGGCGTGCATCCGCATGATGCGAAGGATCTCGAGAGCGGCGCAGCCACGCTGGAGGAAATACGGAGTCTTGCGGCGCATCCGAGGGTGAAGGGCATCGGTGAGATCGGACTGGATTTCTATTATGATAATTCCGAACGGGATGTGCAGCGGAAATGGTTCCGGGAGCAGATCCGCATGGCCAATGAGCTGTCCATGCCCATCGTGATTCATTCCAGAGACGCGGAGCAGGAGACGATGGAGATTCTGAAGGAGGAGGGCGCATTCAGCCGGGAACGGCAGTCGGCCTTTCCGGCCAGAAAGGGGCCGGACGGAGAGGAGCTGCCGGACAGCAGAGTTCTGATCCACTGTTTCTCCGGAAGTCGGGAAACCGCGGAACAGTACGTGAGGCTGGGCGCGACGATTTCGATCTGCGGCCCGGTCACTTTCCGGAACAACCGCAGAACCGTCGAGGTCGCACAGGCGATTCCGCCGGAGTTTCTGACGGTTGAGACAGATTCGCCGTATCTGGCGCCGGAGCCGAAACGCGGGAGACCGAACATGCCTCCCTATGTGGAATATGTGGCCCGCCGGGTCGCGGTACTGAAGGGAATGAGCTACGAGGATGTCGCGGCGATCACCTGCGAAAACGCGAAACGGTTTTACGGGATATGA
- a CDS encoding PucR family transcriptional regulator produces the protein MKVTVKDCLELEAFTPGVLVAGKRNIDNRVRSISVLDADNADAAVAENGVREQLLLTSFRGVPTDEEKTRIVQALGKAGVAALAVFHLPQGADSLNKAAVAAAEESGLPLIVIPPENEAVYSEAIEQVMDKLLYGDNFKNGLINNTIYHLLDFEKHNSFQAALKEAAVSNEFQVVLLSRDFNPILTVETRQRTTIADAIRAGKERDVEKSGIYTFIDVNGVLTYWGPITINSEKYFLFIVDNDDNYSAGEITKLAEIIELAMGMWKYTPERDVRAEFIKALIRSNKSLAYSLKDEMEIVSENILSVFYAKGIETPEGHEIIAACEREENLEVMCIAEGEETYGVILKNGNKPEDSETTQKMGVLHLFDRLKEGNKTVRIFHATGIDGIEGAADAFRLIGETWTFVESVFPYKRVFTKYELALVSNCINLQVQGGYLKKNYMDLLEPFRREVGENKARQLLETLETFVLDAGMNSSKTSVFMGIHTNTVQYRLKRINEILGAEITGNRVIPGLTMALALKRLERVVK, from the coding sequence GTGAAAGTTACAGTAAAGGACTGCCTGGAGCTGGAAGCGTTCACGCCGGGCGTGCTGGTGGCAGGCAAAAGGAATATTGATAACAGAGTGCGGTCCATTTCCGTTCTCGACGCCGACAACGCTGATGCGGCAGTGGCGGAGAACGGAGTCAGGGAGCAGCTTCTGCTCACTTCTTTCCGCGGCGTGCCCACGGACGAGGAGAAGACGAGGATCGTTCAGGCGCTGGGGAAAGCAGGCGTCGCCGCGCTGGCGGTGTTTCACCTGCCTCAGGGAGCGGACTCTTTGAACAAAGCCGCTGTGGCGGCGGCTGAGGAGTCCGGTCTTCCGCTTATCGTGATTCCGCCGGAAAACGAAGCGGTGTATTCCGAGGCGATCGAGCAGGTGATGGACAAGCTGCTCTACGGCGACAATTTCAAGAATGGACTGATTAACAACACGATCTACCATCTGCTGGATTTTGAGAAGCACAACAGCTTCCAGGCAGCATTGAAGGAGGCGGCGGTCAGCAATGAATTTCAGGTGGTGCTCCTGTCCAGAGACTTCAACCCGATTCTGACGGTGGAGACACGGCAGCGGACAACCATCGCTGACGCCATACGCGCCGGAAAAGAACGGGATGTGGAGAAGTCGGGCATCTACACCTTTATCGATGTCAATGGCGTGCTCACCTACTGGGGGCCGATTACCATAAACAGTGAGAAATATTTTTTGTTCATCGTGGATAACGACGACAATTATTCTGCCGGAGAGATCACCAAGCTGGCGGAGATCATCGAGCTGGCCATGGGTATGTGGAAGTACACGCCGGAGAGGGACGTGAGGGCGGAATTCATCAAGGCGCTGATCCGCTCCAACAAAAGTCTTGCCTACTCGCTCAAGGACGAGATGGAAATCGTGAGTGAGAACATCCTCAGCGTGTTCTATGCGAAAGGAATCGAGACTCCTGAGGGTCATGAAATCATAGCGGCCTGCGAGCGGGAGGAAAATCTCGAGGTCATGTGTATCGCGGAGGGTGAGGAGACCTACGGCGTGATCCTGAAAAACGGGAACAAACCGGAGGACAGCGAAACCACACAGAAAATGGGCGTTCTCCATCTGTTTGACCGCCTGAAGGAGGGCAACAAGACGGTGCGGATTTTCCACGCCACCGGAATCGACGGTATCGAGGGCGCGGCGGATGCGTTCCGTCTGATCGGAGAGACCTGGACCTTCGTGGAGAGCGTCTTCCCATATAAGAGGGTGTTTACAAAATATGAGCTGGCGCTGGTTTCCAACTGCATCAACCTGCAGGTACAGGGCGGCTATCTGAAGAAAAACTATATGGATCTGCTGGAGCCGTTCAGGCGTGAGGTCGGAGAGAATAAGGCGCGGCAGCTCCTGGAGACGCTGGAGACCTTTGTGCTCGACGCGGGCATGAACAGCAGCAAGACCAGTGTGTTTATGGGAATTCATACGAATACAGTTCAGTACAGACTGAAGAGAATTAATGAGATTCTGGGCGCGGAGATTACCGGGAATCGTGTTATTCCGGGTCTCACGATGGCCCTGGCGCTGAAAAGACTGGAGAGAGTCGTTAAATAA
- a CDS encoding NADH peroxidase, which yields MMKWVCSVCGYVHEGPEPPAQCPVCKVPADKFVKQEDEVSWADQHVVGVAKGVDQEIVDGLKANFEGECSEVGMYLAMARVAHREGYPEVGLYYEKAAYEEAEHAAKFAELLGEVLTDSTEKNLSMRVDAEAGACKGKKDLATRAKELGLDAIHDTVHEMCKDEARHGAAFKGLLDRYFGK from the coding sequence ATTATGAAATGGGTATGTTCAGTTTGCGGATACGTTCATGAAGGACCGGAACCCCCGGCACAGTGCCCGGTATGTAAGGTTCCTGCAGATAAGTTTGTGAAGCAGGAGGACGAGGTTTCCTGGGCGGACCAGCATGTGGTCGGCGTTGCCAAGGGCGTAGATCAGGAGATCGTAGACGGTCTGAAGGCGAACTTTGAGGGCGAGTGCTCCGAAGTCGGAATGTATCTTGCGATGGCAAGAGTAGCGCACAGAGAAGGTTATCCGGAAGTCGGCCTGTACTACGAAAAGGCCGCTTACGAGGAGGCTGAGCACGCAGCGAAATTTGCAGAGCTGCTGGGCGAAGTCCTGACGGATTCCACCGAAAAGAACCTGTCCATGAGAGTTGATGCGGAAGCAGGTGCCTGCAAGGGCAAGAAGGATCTGGCGACCAGAGCCAAGGAGCTTGGTCTTGACGCGATCCATGACACCGTCCACGAAATGTGCAAGGACGAGGCGAGACACGGTGCGGCCTTCAAAGGACTGCTTGACAGATACTTCGGCAAATAA
- the tilS gene encoding tRNA lysidine(34) synthetase TilS encodes MFRLMRGTGVGGLAGMAAEREDESGFRIIRPLLEIPKSRILEYCREHDLQPRTDRTNASTEYARNRIRLELMPALRQYNPHIREAILRLGRSAAETRDYLGAMAAAYMKEGMERRGETGLCFRKDLAELHPALRKHIIGKALESLGLFQDMTSAHYGGIEDILRSRSPSASTDLPHGYRACMEYGRLVLYAPSRAAEPEPAHVRLALTVLPAEKAVFPPGAAVFDADALEDAYGPDFVTKITLRTRGSGDFLGIRGGRKKIQDLFVDEKIPKEKRDRVPIVAIGREVLFIPRGDCGPLRPRYSANYALSPDTKRVITVEIIGIV; translated from the coding sequence ATGTTTCGCCTGATGCGCGGCACGGGGGTCGGCGGCCTCGCGGGGATGGCGGCAGAACGGGAAGACGAGTCCGGTTTCCGGATCATCCGTCCTCTGCTGGAGATCCCCAAATCCCGGATACTGGAGTATTGCAGAGAGCACGACCTGCAGCCCCGGACAGACCGGACCAACGCGTCGACCGAGTACGCCAGAAACCGGATCAGACTGGAGCTGATGCCGGCACTCAGGCAGTACAACCCCCATATACGGGAGGCGATTCTGCGGCTGGGACGATCGGCGGCAGAGACCAGAGACTATCTGGGCGCGATGGCGGCGGCGTACATGAAGGAAGGAATGGAGCGTCGGGGCGAGACCGGGCTGTGCTTCCGCAAAGATCTGGCGGAGCTGCATCCTGCGCTGCGGAAGCATATAATCGGGAAGGCTCTGGAATCACTGGGACTGTTTCAGGATATGACGTCTGCCCATTACGGCGGAATTGAAGACATTCTCCGGAGCCGCTCACCTTCCGCTTCGACGGATCTGCCTCACGGCTACCGGGCCTGCATGGAATACGGCCGGTTGGTGCTATATGCGCCGTCACGAGCCGCGGAGCCGGAACCGGCTCACGTCCGTCTTGCGCTGACCGTTCTTCCTGCGGAGAAAGCGGTTTTTCCGCCGGGGGCCGCGGTGTTTGATGCGGATGCGCTTGAAGACGCATACGGACCGGATTTTGTCACAAAAATCACGCTGCGGACGCGCGGGAGCGGAGATTTTCTGGGAATCCGCGGCGGCCGGAAGAAAATCCAGGATCTCTTTGTGGACGAGAAGATCCCGAAGGAAAAACGAGACCGGGTCCCGATTGTCGCCATCGGCAGAGAGGTGCTGTTCATCCCCCGGGGAGACTGCGGGCCGCTGCGGCCGCGGTACAGTGCGAATTATGCTTTGTCCCCCGATACAAAAAGAGTGATTACGGTTGAAATAATTGGTATAGTATGA
- a CDS encoding type III pantothenate kinase yields the protein MLLAFDIGNSNTVLGVFKDGKLVTNWRIETDPNKSADEYGMLVRQLFDYEGLVMSEVRDVIISTVVPSVLFTVQHMSQKYFNRRAIVVESGVKTGLIVKYDNPKQVGADRIVNAVAAYNKYGGPLIIIDFGTATTFCAITDKAEYLGGTIAPGLKISSEALFQKTAMLPKVELEEPGTAICRNTIQSMQSGLIYGHMGMVEFMVRKMKKELEELTDTDRPVKVVATGGLASMIESGVGCIDYVDKLLTLEGLEIIYRKNRRSRHIHKDKMKCDCDKETR from the coding sequence ATGTTATTAGCCTTTGACATTGGAAACAGCAACACCGTACTTGGAGTGTTCAAAGACGGGAAGCTGGTGACGAACTGGAGGATCGAGACGGATCCCAACAAAAGCGCGGACGAATACGGCATGCTTGTCCGCCAGCTCTTTGATTATGAAGGACTGGTGATGAGCGAGGTCCGGGATGTGATTATTTCCACCGTCGTCCCGTCAGTGCTGTTTACGGTACAGCACATGTCGCAGAAGTATTTCAACAGGAGAGCCATTGTGGTGGAGTCCGGCGTCAAGACCGGGCTGATTGTGAAGTATGACAATCCCAAGCAGGTGGGGGCGGATCGGATCGTGAACGCCGTCGCCGCATATAACAAGTACGGCGGGCCTCTGATCATCATCGATTTCGGCACCGCGACCACGTTCTGCGCGATTACCGACAAGGCGGAATATCTCGGCGGAACTATCGCGCCGGGGCTGAAAATTTCCTCGGAGGCGCTCTTCCAGAAGACTGCGATGCTTCCGAAGGTGGAGCTGGAGGAGCCGGGAACGGCCATCTGCAGAAACACTATCCAGAGTATGCAGTCGGGACTGATATACGGACACATGGGTATGGTGGAATTCATGGTGCGTAAGATGAAGAAGGAGCTGGAGGAGCTGACCGATACAGACAGGCCGGTTAAGGTGGTCGCCACCGGCGGTCTGGCCTCCATGATTGAAAGCGGCGTCGGATGCATCGATTATGTGGACAAGCTTCTGACTCTCGAGGGTCTGGAGATCATTTACCGCAAGAACCGCCGCAGCCGCCATATCCACAAAGATAAAATGAAATGTGATTGTGATAAAGAGACGCGATGA
- a CDS encoding RNA polymerase sigma factor: MLAIFLQIVDTPEEQTKFEKLYHRYKNLLFYVAYNALEDYEDAEDAVNETFFRVAKNFSKIGEIECHETRNFLVIIIKNISIDLLRKRKAFTGELNEEQPVRGYAGTDENTPEKLRDVVDVLKEMPAKYRDVLWLNAVAGYRAVEIAAFLGVSPETIRKRLHRGREMLKKRLGE; this comes from the coding sequence ATGCTCGCTATTTTCTTACAGATTGTAGATACGCCTGAGGAACAGACAAAATTTGAGAAACTGTATCACAGATATAAGAATCTGTTGTTTTACGTTGCGTATAATGCCCTTGAAGACTATGAAGATGCTGAAGATGCTGTGAATGAAACCTTTTTTCGTGTGGCAAAGAATTTTTCAAAAATCGGTGAGATTGAATGTCACGAAACCAGAAATTTTCTCGTTATTATTATTAAGAACATTTCAATTGATTTGCTTCGTAAAAGAAAGGCTTTTACAGGTGAGTTAAATGAAGAACAGCCGGTCAGAGGTTATGCAGGGACGGACGAAAATACGCCAGAAAAACTGAGAGATGTTGTTGATGTTTTGAAGGAAATGCCGGCAAAATACAGAGATGTTTTGTGGCTGAATGCGGTGGCAGGATATCGCGCTGTCGAAATAGCAGCTTTCCTCGGAGTGAGTCCGGAAACAATTCGCAAACGTCTGCATCGAGGACGGGAAATGCTGAAAAAACGGTTGGGAGAATAA